TGCGATCGGCGCTTCGACCGAGGATGATGGCTTCGCCACGCTTGTCGACGCTGTCCTGGGCGGCCGCCGCGATGCGGTCGGGCCCGAACTGCGGCGCATGCGCGAGCAGGAAATGAACCCGGTCGGCCTGCTGCTGGCGTTCGAGCGCCGCGCCGCGCAGTTGGCCGGCCTCAACGCGCGGCTGGGCGATGGGCGGGACGTTGCCGGGTTCCTGAAGGTCGAAGCCGGCGCACGGCGCGTCTTCTGGAAAGACCAGCCGGCATTGACTGTGCAATTGCAACTCTGGCGCGGTCAAAGGCTTGAACGGCTCGTTGCTCGCCTCATTGCATTGCACCAGTCATTGCTCAGCAATAGTCAAGATGCAGAAATTCTGTTGGCTGACGGTTTACTGACAATTGCGCGTTCCGCCCGTCCCAATACCAGACAACGGACAATTACAACGGCCTGACGGATTTCTCTTTTCCAGTTGCCTGTAATGTTCATAGGGGCGTATACGTATTGCGCCGCAGCATGGCTCCATGTCGCGAGTGCCGATGACGTTTGCGTGAGGGAATCAATCGGCGTGAGTTCGCGAGCAGGAGGGCTGGGCCAATGAATGTGCCATTTGCCGCAGAACCGATCCTCAAGGAACAATCGGACTTCGACGATTTACTGGTTGCCCCCTCTCGTGAGCGGCGCCGGCTACAGTGTTATCTTGCCCTCGTAGTTGCCGATGTCTGCGCGATCTTCGTTGGCTTTGCTGCGACCGGCTATCTCCTTGCTGGCGGATTCGGGCTGGGCGAAGGACTTGTCCATGCGCAGTTGATCCTGCCGATCTATCTTACTCTCGCGCTTTACAACGGCTCTTATTCCACGACCACTTTGCAGGAAGGCTGGACCGGGATTTTCCGGGCCATGGTGGCGATCATGATCGCTGTGGTGGTGGTTGTCTTCGTCCAGTTCCTGATCCGGCCGGACTCAGACGTTTCGCGCATGGGCTTCAACGGCGGCGCGATCTGCGCGATGCTGGTGATTTCCTGGGGGCGCCTGCAACTGCGCAGTTTTGTGCGCTGGCGCTGCGGCGAAAGCGTGCTGAACGAGTTGATCATCGACGATGGCGGCCCGCAGGTGAATCTGCGCGGCGCGATTCGCATATCGGCCGCTGCAATGGGCCTGCGTCCCAACCTTAACGATCCCCACGCACTGGACAGGATCGGCCTTATCCTGCGCAACATCGACCGTGTCGTTGTTAGCTGCCCCTCGGGCCGCCGTGTCGAATGGGCGATGATGCTCAAGGGTGCCAACGTCGACGGGGAAGTGCTCGACGACGAAGTTGCCCGCCTTGGTGCACAAGGCGCCCGCGTGGTGGGCAAGCACGGCCTGCTGCTGGTCTCGGCCGGCCCGCTTGGCCTGCGCGACCGCGCGATCAAACGCATGTTCGACGTCGCCTTCGCGGGCGGCGCAGTACTGGCGCTGTCGCCGCTGCTGATCGCGGTGGCTCTGGCGGTGAAGGTGCAGGACGGCGGCCCGGTGTTCTTTACCCAGCGCCGGATGGGCCGCGGCAATCGCTTCTTCAACATGTACAAGTTCCGGTCGATGACCCAGTCCCTGGGCGATGCGACCGGCAGCGTATCGGCCTCGAAGGACGACAAGCGCATCACCCGCGTTGGCCGCTTCATCCGCAAGACCAGTATCGACGAGCTGCCGCAGTTGTTCAACGTGCTGCTCGGCGACATGAGCCTGGTCGGCCCCCGCCCGCACGCGACGGGTTCGCTGGCGGGCGACAAGCTGTTCTGGGAAGTCGACCTGCGCTACTGGCAGCGACACTCGCTCAAACCGGGCCTTTCCGGCTTGGCGCAAGTACGTGGTTTCCGCGGTGCGACCGACCACGAATCGGACCTCGTCAACCGCCTCCAGGCCGATCTCGAGTATCTGGAAGGCTGGACGATCATGCGCGACATCCAGATCATCCTGCTGACCATGCGCGTGCTGGTCCACGACCGGGCGTTCTAGGCGATTTCACGCTCCGGTAGTGGCACGAGTTTTCACAGGGCCGTCAATCGTCAGTTACCCCCCAGGTGTTGTTGGCTCGCTTGATGATTCCGGCGCCAGCGCTAATGGCATTGCTTCCCGAAATCTGATTACCATTCGCCCTTATGGTTGCATTAGGCGATAGGATGTTCAGGGCCGGCTGCGCACCGACAGATCCGATATTACCAGTCACGGAAACGCTAGCACTGCCGGTGACGGTGGATGGGATATAGACAAGTGGGCCGAGGCCAGAGACCTGACACCCGGTCATGGCAAAAGCCCCCCCTGCCACGTTGTCGATGACGCAGGCTGCGTTTATGCTGCCACCGAGGTTGATGCGGATCGTCACTGAAGAAACGAGGCCGCAATTGACGAAGCCGCGAATGCTGGCTTCGTATCGACCTCCTTCGATATGCTGGCAGTTCAAAGCTGCGGAAGTGAGCGAACCGCGGGTACTGCAGCCCTTCAGCGATTGCCAGCCACTGAAGCCGCCGGTGATGGTCCCTCCACTGCGAACGATCACTTCGTCACCTTGGGACACGTTGCCGGACAGAGTACCGGAATAGGCGACCCCGGCCGTACCTTCGATGCATCGGATCGCGATATTTGCACTAGCCGGACTTGCTCCGGCTGCTCCGCCAGCGGTCCATACAGCCATCGCTCCGAAATTTGCATCGGTTGCGAAGAAGAAGTCGATCTTGTTGCGGCGGGTTGCGTTGTTTTCGTTGCGTTGCGCTGCGTCGGCAGTGTTGCCGATGCGGATGACGTTGTAGAGCGTTGATCGATCTGAAATCTGGTTATCAGCGAATTCGTTACCGACGACGGCGGCGGTCGCACCTAGCGTTGGCCCAGAACCATCGTTGAGAGGGAAGATCGACAAAAGCGTCGGGCGGTAGATGCTTTCCGACAGCGGGAGGCCGAGATCGGCCGCTTCAAGGCCGAAGATGCGATTGCCGAGAACCTTGCAGTTACGTGTCGTTCCTCGCACGCCGAAAATCGCGATGCATTCGTCGGTTGTGTAATGGTGGAATTCGCAGTCTTCGATAATCACCTGTTCGGTTACATTGTCAGGGAGAGTGCCGTTGCCGGAAAAGTTCCTGATCCATATGCAACCGCCACCTCCTGCAGAAACTCGGTTCGCGCCGTAGGCCCCGGTGCGTTGGTGGAAGTGTGAGCGGCGAACGTAACCGCCATGGACCGATGCGTAGAAGTCTAACAGGGCATCCACAGCGTAGGGCCTGCCGTTGCCGTCGAGGTTCCGACTTGCCCTGAACGTCACCTGGTCAACATCGACGAAGCTCACGTTCGCAAGGCCGATCAACGACTGGCGTTTATTGGGCAGCGTCAGAATTTCGAAGCCGATGTAAGAGCAGCGGTCTGCCGTGTTACGATTGTACGTCGTGATCCAATGCTCATTGACGATGCAGAACTGTGACAGAGGGTAGATACCCATCGTCGTTCCCGATACGTCGATCTTGCTAAAGCCTGGAATACCACGCAGCCGGTTAACCCGAACGGGACGCGATAGCGTGACCGTGTAGGGGGGAAGAAGAACGTCGACGCCGAACAGCCGGGCGCGGGCATGAGCGGCTTCGATAGCGTCGGCGGCGTCCTCGCCAGGCCCTACTCCACTGATGGAAACGCCGAGACTGTGATCCAGCACGGTTTGCATGGCGAGACCCGAAGCCGTGCCGACGAGAGCGGCGCCTTTACCGGCAGCGGTGGATGCGAGTGAGCGAACTTGTCTCGCGGCAAGCCCGCGCGCGAGGAGATCTACGGGCATGAAGGCATCCTCATGAGTGACATGGCGGTGGCGGATGGAGTTGGTGCGCGCAGCTGCTACTGCGACAGCCGGTAGGTCAGGGAACCGCTGGTCAGGTGCGCTTCAAGGTACAGCGCGGCACTGCTTTCGAATTCCTCCCAGACGACCTCGCAGGCGTTGTTTTGAAAAACGCCCCAAGGCTCGCCTGCGATCGTCAGGGCATGTTTCGTCACGCCCCCATCGACGGACCGCTGGACGTTGACTGTGCCCTGCCATGTACCGCTCAGGCTGATGACGACGGGCCGTGCGGTGGTTGGTTTAAAAGGGCCAAAGATGCCGCCTGCGACGGTCGTCCCTGTCAGCGGCGCAGCAGGATTGGCTGTGATGGTTACCACGGGAAGGGGGCGGGTGCTTTCGACGATGGACAAGTCGCCGCTTGCCGGATCGGCAAAGCCGATGGCAAAAGCTGTGGCATAGCCGGATGGCATATGAATGGGGTTGGTCGGCATCGGGGCTCCTCATTGGGGGAAACCCGAATCCAGATACGCACGTCGATGCGTGTAGGAAAATGCCTTTTAGTTAACTTGCTTTAATCCGGAAAGCCTGGCGTCAGTTGCCGTTCTGCTTGGGCACGCTGAAGGTGCCCGAAACCCGTCCGCCCTGGCCGCCAGACGCCGAGGATACGCCGCTCTTGAGGTCGACTACCAGGCGGCCGCCGCGCAGGGTGTCGCCGTTGCCGCGCTTGATCGTGGCGTTGCCGGTCATTGTGATGATCTTCTGGTTGAAGTCGTAGATGCCCACGTCGCCCGTCGCCACTTCGTCGGAGCGGGTGACGACGACGCCGCCCGATGCGGTGATGCGCTGGATCTGCATCGAGCCGGCATTGGTGAAGTTCACCACCGTGCGCGCAGCGCGCAGGCGCAGTTCGGCCTGCTTCACGTCGACGTTGCCGGTCAGGACCACGCGGTTTTGCTTGTCCTGAAGCTCGATGCGGTCGGCCGCATAGTCCACCGGAGCGTCGGAGTTATGGCCCGAAAGGACCTGCGCGTCGATCTGGGGGGATGCGCCAAGGGCGGCCAGCCCCAGCACCGGCACGGTCAGCGCTACGCGGAAGAGCTTCTTGCGGGCGGGGGTCATTGGGGTATCCTCAGCTTGCCGGGCGTCATGCGCAGCCGGGCATTGCCTTCAAGGGTCACGGTACGGCTTTCAAGGTCCGCCCTCATCGAATCGGAGCGGAACGTGCCGGTAGGCACCGTTCCGTCTACTCCGCCCGAGCCGACGGCGACTTTGCTCTTCACGTCGATGTCGACCCGGCTGGTGGTCATCTTGTAGCCATCGGGGGCGGCGAAGTTCACTGGGCCAGCTACCGCGATCTTGTCGGTGTCGTAGTTGTAAGCGCCTTTCGGC
The DNA window shown above is from Novosphingobium sp. P6W and carries:
- a CDS encoding sugar transferase, whose amino-acid sequence is MNVPFAAEPILKEQSDFDDLLVAPSRERRRLQCYLALVVADVCAIFVGFAATGYLLAGGFGLGEGLVHAQLILPIYLTLALYNGSYSTTTLQEGWTGIFRAMVAIMIAVVVVVFVQFLIRPDSDVSRMGFNGGAICAMLVISWGRLQLRSFVRWRCGESVLNELIIDDGGPQVNLRGAIRISAAAMGLRPNLNDPHALDRIGLILRNIDRVVVSCPSGRRVEWAMMLKGANVDGEVLDDEVARLGAQGARVVGKHGLLLVSAGPLGLRDRAIKRMFDVAFAGGAVLALSPLLIAVALAVKVQDGGPVFFTQRRMGRGNRFFNMYKFRSMTQSLGDATGSVSASKDDKRITRVGRFIRKTSIDELPQLFNVLLGDMSLVGPRPHATGSLAGDKLFWEVDLRYWQRHSLKPGLSGLAQVRGFRGATDHESDLVNRLQADLEYLEGWTIMRDIQIILLTMRVLVHDRAF
- a CDS encoding LptA/OstA family protein, whose amino-acid sequence is MTPARKKLFRVALTVPVLGLAALGASPQIDAQVLSGHNSDAPVDYAADRIELQDKQNRVVLTGNVDVKQAELRLRAARTVVNFTNAGSMQIQRITASGGVVVTRSDEVATGDVGIYDFNQKIITMTGNATIKRGNGDTLRGGRLVVDLKSGVSSASGGQGGRVSGTFSVPKQNGN